The proteins below are encoded in one region of Pygocentrus nattereri isolate fPygNat1 chromosome 13, fPygNat1.pri, whole genome shotgun sequence:
- the sgms1 gene encoding phosphatidylcholine:ceramide cholinephosphotransferase 1, with translation MGMKKAAQWSEEEVGLWLAEEGMQEYAGPLRNMDGRTLLQLSQADFQKPPLSRITSDGGKHLLEKIKTLNIEHHIEVHKNGFANGHVVVSHNGDARASSKNKQNGLVNGYNKELVRIPIPEPTGLRFPPEWGKTGVAFLYAICCFVITTIMISIVHERVPPKEATPPLPDKFFDFFDRVEWAFSVCEINGMILVILWIIQWSLMKHKSIVGRRFLFIVGTLYLYRCITMYITTLPVPGMHFKCSPKLYGDWESQMRRVMKMIAGGGLTITGSHNMCGDYLYSGHTVMLTLTYLFMREYSPRRFWWYHWGCGALCVVGVFCILLAHDHYTIDVVVAYFITTRLFWWYHSMANQPDLKGASQGNFLSRVWWYRFFQYLEQNVQTVVPRSYQIPFSWRSLQWGNVKYSRIDSD, from the exons ATGGGCATGAAGAAGGCAGCTCAGTGGTCTGAGGAAGAGGTCGGTCTCTGGCTGGCTGAAGAGGGCATGCAGGAGTATGCTGGACCCCTGCGAAACATGGACGGTCGAACCTTGTTGCAGCTCTCTCAG GCTGACTTCCAGAAGCCTCCTCTATCCCGAATCACATCAGATGGTGGGAAGCACCTCCTGGAGAAGATCAAGACGCTCAACATTGAGCACCATATCGAAGTGCATAAAAATGGCTTTGCCAACGGTCATGTGGTCGTATCTCACAATGGTGACGCCAGGGCCTCCAGCAAGAACAAACAGAACGGTTTGGTCAACGGCTATAATAAGGAACTGGTGCGTATTCCCATACCGGAGCCGACTGGCCTGCGGTTCCCCCCCGAATGGGGCAAAACCGGTGTAGCCTTTTTATACGCCATCTGCTGCTTcgtcatcaccaccatcatgaTTTCTATAGTCCACGAACGTGTGCCTCCTAAGGAGGCGACCCCTCCTTTACCCGACAAGTTTTTTGACTTCTTCGACCGAGTGGAGTGGGCTTTCTCCGTATGTGAGATAAACGGGATGATTCTGGTGATCTTGTGGATCATACAGTGGAGTCTCATGAAACACAA GTCAATTGTTGGCAGGCGGTTCCTGTTCATTGTGGGGACCCTGTATCTGTACCGGTGTATCACCATGTACATTACTACTCTGCCTGTTCCAGGGATGCACTTCAAGTGTTCACCCAAG CTGTATGGTGACTGGGAGTCCCAGATGCGGCGGGTGATGAAGATGATCGCTGGCGGCGGCTTAACCATCACTGGCTCTCACAACATGTGTGGAGACTACCTGTACAGCGGCCACACCGTGATGCTGACCCTCACCTATCTCTTCATGAGAGAAT ACTCACCTCGACGGTTCTGGTGGTACCATTGGGGCTGCGGGGCACTATGTGTCGTGGGTGTGTTCTGCATCCTCCTCGCTCATGACCACTACACTATAGATGTAGTCGTAGCCTACTTCATCACTACACGCCTCTTCTGGTGGTACCACAGCATGGCCAACCAGCCA GACCTGAAGGGGGCATCTCAGGGCAATTTCCTGTCCCGTGTGTGGTGGTACAGGTTTTTCCAGTACCTGGAGCAGAACGTCCAAACCGTGGTCCCCCGGAGCTACCAGATTCCCTTTTCATGGAGATCGCTGCAGTGGGGTAATGTGAAGTACAGCAGGATTGACTCCGATTGA